In a genomic window of Styela clava chromosome 7, kaStyClav1.hap1.2, whole genome shotgun sequence:
- the LOC120327522 gene encoding patatin-like phospholipase domain-containing protein 7 isoform X3, with the protein MSLSGRPGMLLLAWDTALLAIVYQSYQCVYYVFENLQMSLWVMVTATIAVIAITILHFLYRRIKIPDIRIPELEENRQLRFRKRDKVRFFATKVLRKGKDAASRLQRQASAIKEGVSIPEYSRSGRRLRKRERMLILAKKQSHIRNSLPTCDQMKWGRFHPLIFSSLMFHVKQDPPKLLKKELPTSMLEPDILNEEQKPDLPEEVMYLLQSVKVFGHFEKGIFLQLCRHMEILKVEKDKYLFRIGDPDEYMYVIQDGQINLYISDDGLEVKLSESTAGESIHSLLSILDVLTGHSAPYKTVFARAVEDSTVIRLPVKAFNVAFENRKDALVQMVQVIMTRMQRVTFLALHNCLGLSQELLNPVKNGNGGRLSIHKLCQSQDSLGSLLSQHSQESDESATDILKTDTDQTDAAVLQNERPIVKESLPKVKSDPVLQESKAKQLRFGEIVTVFDDNDNIFQRQASLPNTGSKKHILDEKASLDEFEDQLSYQYIHRDSTTSISSGETPGRWSSNRPQESWEERKSVTELNEPEILDLVVQDLMIVFGIEDEEILKEKVVLLQVPEGYELIQEGEQDVSLYFVVTGSLCIYQAILQHDPCADHNVTLFHAFPGMLTGQLAVLTGEPSFFSVRTDKNSVIALLKRKDFYNIMRKYPCMVLNTAHTVVQRVSRFTRQIDFALDWLMVEAGKAVYKQGTTSDCMYIILHGRLRSVHEIHPTGKKELVSEFGRGEMVGMMEALRGTSRAVSMHAVRDTELAKIPEGLLKHIRRHHPGVVSHLVSLVSEKLLGSMMTNRPTYRNHPGELLSHKQQMAEETKFAYGDVSNHLANLSTVAVLPVNRGVPVEKFTMELEHALSAICDQVLHLTSDNIKNRLGQSALDSAHEYRLSGWLAQQEDLHRIVLYQADDHMSLWTQRCIRQSDAILIVAYGDGEPNVGELEQELENYSIRALKVLVLLHRPEVSQPTRTVEWLNMRGWLTEHLHIKGSKRLFARTTKSKLPQYRERLRQREVDRFSDFSRLARFLTGTSVALVLGGGGARGISQLGIIKALLESGVPIDMVGGTSIGAFVGALWAGHRDMAIVRSQTATFSTGMGSFMPKLFDLTYPITSMFSGASFNRAIQAVFKETQIEDLWLPYYTITTDITSPKMRVHTDGSLWRYVRASMSLSGYLPPICDPKDGHLLMDGGYINNVPGDVARSRGACRVIAVDVGAAITSDFTDYGDHLSGWWVLWKKWTGRWTGHIKVPDMNEIQQRLSYISCHYLMDLVVNSNYCTYLRPPVNKYSTMDFAKWKDLLELGYKYGREVCTEEWGDEFWRELHQFGSPDQHRSSVDKVDGRKSLRNKTSLANMRANASFTDLSEILRKKSNAEEAYFLASGTEFSDLEFEIGYESSPECGSSKMYLERVESEPLSEPDEIVSDMDGAILSKFHDESDEEDLSSDDEIVSMRRFSSQNVLSTSFR; encoded by the exons ATGTCACTCTCTGGTCGTCCAGGAATGCTGTTACTTGCATGGGACACTGCTTTACTTGCTATCGTATACCAATCTTATCAATGTgtttattatgtttttgaaaATCTACAGATGAGCCTCTGGGTGATGGTTACCGCGACGATCGCTGTCATAGCGATAACAATActacattttttatatagaagAATAAAAATTCCAG ATATTCGTATTCCAGAATTGGAAGAAAATCGTCAGTTACGGTTTCGTAAAAGAGATAAAGTTCGATTTTTTGCCACAAAAGTTTTAAGAAAG GGTAAAGATGCAGCAAGTCGATTGCAACGACAAGCATCTGCAATTAAGGAAGGCGTATCAATACCTGAATACAGCAGGTCTGGCAGAAGACTGAGAAAAAGGGAAAGAATGCTTATTCTTGCTAAAAA ACAATCTCATATTCGGAATTCTTTGCCTACCTGTGATCAAATGAAATGGGGGAGATTCCACCCCCTAATATTTTCATCTTT AATGTTCCATGTGAAGCAAGATCCTCCAAAATTATTAAAGAAAGAACTCCCAACCTCCATGTTAGAACCTGATATATTGAATGAAGAACAAAAACCTGATTTGCCAGAAGAAGTTATGTATCTGCTACAGAGTGTTAA AGTTTTCGGACATTTTGAAAAAGGAATATTTCTTCAACTATGTCGTCACATGGAGATTTTAAAAGTAGaaaaagataaatatttatttcggATTGGCGATCCTGATGAATATATGTACGTGATACAAGATGGACAAATTAACTTATATATATCGGATGATGGACTTGAG gtGAAACTCAGTGAATCTACAGCAGGAGAAAGCATTCACAGTCTGTTGAGTATCCTTGATGTTTTAACCGGCCATTCTGCTCCTTATAAAACTGTATTTGCAAGAGCTGTAGAAGATTCCACTGTAATTAG GTTACCTGTCAAAGCTTTTAATGTTGCATTTGAAAACAGGAAAGATGCTTTGGTTCAGATGGTGCAG GTCATCATGACAAGAATGCAGAGAGTCACATTCCTTGCTCTTCATAACTGCCTCGGACTTTCTCAAGAGTTACTCAATCCT gtAAAAAATGGCAATGGAGGTCGACTCTCCATACATAAGTTATGTCAATCACAAGATTCTTTGGGTTCTCTGCTTAGTCAGCATTCACAGGAAAGTGATGAGTCAGCAACagatattttgaaaactgaTACAGATCAAACAGATGCAGCTGTATTACA aAATGAAAGACCAATTGTTAAAGAATCTCTACCAAAAGTTAAATCAGACCCAGTACTTCAG GAATCAAAAGCTAAGCAATTGAGATTTGGAGAAATTGTGACCGTATTCGATGACAACGATAATATTTTCCAGAG ACAAGCAAGTCTCCCAAACACAGGATCAAAGAAGCATATCTTAGATGAAAAAGCGAGTTTAGATGAG TTTGAAGATCAATTATCGTATCAATATATTCACCGGGATAGTACGACATCAATATCAAGTGGGGAAACACCTGGACGTTGGTCGAGTAACCGACCACAAGAAAGTTGGGAAGAAAGAAAATCG gtAACCGAGTTGAATGAACCTGAGATTCTGGATCTTGTTGTCCAAGATTTGATGATTGTGTTTGGAATTGAAGACgaagaaatattgaaagaaaAAGTTGTTTTGCTTCAG GTACCAGAAGGTTATGAACTCATCCAGGAAGGAGAACAGGATGTTTCCTTGTATTTTGTTGTCACTGGATCATTGTGTATTTATCAAGCAATACTGCAACATGACCCTTGTGCAGATCATAAT GTTACACTTTTCCATGCATTCCCTGGTATGTTGACGGGACAACTTGCTGTATTAACTGGCGAACCTTCTTTCTTTTCTGTACGAACTGATAAAAATTCTGTTATTGCTTTGCTGAAAAGAAAAGACTTTTATAA TATAATGCGAAAATATCCTTGTATGGTGCTCAATACTGCCCACACGGTGGTGCAAAGAGTCAGTCGCTTCACTCGACAAATAGATTTTGCTCTTGATTGGTTAATGGTGGAAGCCGGAAAAGCTGTTTATAA GCAAGGTACTACAAGTGATTGCATGTACATCATACTACACGGAAGGTTACGATCAGTTCATGAGATTCATCCAACCGGAAAGAAGGAATTGGTTTCTGAGTTTGGAAGAGGTGAAATGGTTGGAATG ATGGAAGCTCTGCGAGGCACAAGTCGAGCTGTATCTATGCATGCTGTGAGAGATACAGAGCTGGCTAAGATACCAGAAGGATTGCTGAAACATATCAGA CGTCACCATCCAGGAGTCGTCTCACATCTTGTATCTCTTGTGTCAGAAAAACTTCTTGGTTCGATGATGACAAACAGACCAACATATAGAAATCATCCCGGTGAATTGTTATCTCATAAACAACAAATGGCTGAAGAGA cAAAATTTGCTTATGGAGATGTCTCCAACCATCTGGCCAACTTATCAACTGTGGCAGTATTGCCAGTGAATCGTGGTGTTCCTGTAGAAAAATTCACTATGGAGTTGGAACATGCATTATCTGCGATATGTGACCAGGTTTTGCATCTAACAAGTGACAACATCAAGAACAGATTGGGACAGAGTGCTTTAGACAG TGCACACGAATACAGATTATCGGGATGGCTGGCTCAACAGGAAGATTTGCATAGAATTGTTTTATACCAAGCAGATGATCACATGTCATTATGGACACAACGATGCATAAGACAGTCTGATGCAATATTGATTGTAGCTTATGGCGATGGAGAACCAAATGTTGGAGAG ctCGAACAAGAACTTGAAAATTACTCAATTCGAGCCTTGAAGGTTTTGGTTCTGCTTCATCGACCAGAGGTTTCTCAACCAACTAGAACTGTGGAATGGTTGAACATGAGGGGATGGTTGACTGAACATCTACACATCAAGGGCTCGAAACGTTTGTTTGCGAGaacaacaaaatcaaaattg CCTCAATACAGAGAAAGATTACGACAACGTGAAGTCGACAGGTTTAGTGATTTTTCAAGGCTTGCCAGATTTTTGACCGGCACTTCTGTAGCCCTTGTGCTAGGTGGGGGAGGTGCTCGAGGAATCTCACAACTTGGAATCATTAAAGCTTTGCTTGAATCTG GTGTTCCCATAGACATGGTCGGAGGAACTTCAATTGGTGCTTTTGTTGGTGCATTATGGGCAGGACACAGAGATATGGCGATAGTCCGCTCTCAAACTGCAACTTTCTCCACTGGAATGGGATCCTTCATGCCGAAGCTATTCGACTTGACTTATCCCATCACATCTATGTTCAGCGGAGCTTCTTTTAATCGTGCAATACAGGCTGTCTTCAAAGAAACTCAAATCGAG GATCTATGGCTTCCATATTATACAATCACTACTGATATAACATCACCAAAGATGAGGGTACATACAGATG GTTCTTTATGGAGGTATGTACGAGCCAGCATGTCCCTTTCCGGTTATCTACCCCCAATATGCGACCCCAAAGATGGTCATTTGTTGATGGATGGAGGCTACATTAATAACGTTCCAG GTGATGTGGCACGATCTCGTGGCGCATGTCGTGTCATAGCTGTAGATGTTGGTGCCGCTATCACCTCTGATTTCACAGACTATGGAGATCATCTGTCTGGTTGGTGGGTTCTATGGAAAAAATGGACCGGGAGATGGACAGGACATATAAAG GTCCCAGACATGAATGAAATCCAACAGCGTCTCTCCTATATTTCATGTCATTATCTGATGGATCTTGTTGTAAACAGTAATTACTGCACCTACCTGAGGCCTCCTGTTAACAAATATAGCACCATGGATTTTGCAAA ATGGAAAGATCTTCTCGAACTTGGTTACAAATATGGAAGAGAAGTTTGCACAGAGGAATGGGGAGATGAATTCTGGAGAGAATTGCACCAGTTTGGGTCGCCAGATCAACATCGGTCTTCCGTTGATAAAGTAGATGGAAGAAAATCTTTGAGGAACAAAACTTCCCTAGCTAAT